The Drosophila biarmipes strain raj3 chromosome X, RU_DBia_V1.1, whole genome shotgun sequence genome includes the window gcagtgcATCTTCGAGTCGCACAAGCACTTCCCCGCCCAGCTGCGCAATTGCTTCGCCACGTTCCGCGAGCGGCTGCAGCAGCTGGGCCGCCAGGACATGGCCGACAACCTGATCTCGGCGAGCATTTTCCTGCGCTTCCTCTGCCCGGCCATCCTGTCGCCGTCGTTGTTCAACATCACCACCGAACTGCCCTCGGCTCGCGCTACCCGCAATCTCACGCTGGTGGCCAAGACCCTGCAGACGCTGGCCAACTTCACCCGCTTCCAGGGCAAGGAGAACTTCATGGAGTTCCTCAACGATTTCCTCGAGCAGGAGGCCGCCCGCATGCAGCAGTTTCTGGAGATTATATCCACACGGCCGGAGCACCCGGCCCCGGACTCGATACTCGATTGGGCCGGCTACATTGACCAGGGCAAGCAGCTGTCCATCCTGCACAGCCTGCTCAGCGAGAGTCTGGCCAAACTGCCGGAGGCCAGGCAGCACGAGCTGGATCCGCTGCAGCACATTCTGGACGAGATCAGCCGGGCCAAGGAGCATGGCTTGGGGACGGCTCTGCCCGGCGGATATCTGCCGGCCACCTCCTCCACGCACTCTATAGCCAGCGAGAATCAGGAGAATCGCAATCCGGGCTCCTCGGGCTCCCATGCGGGCTTCAATTCGGAGCAGTTGCTGCCTCAACAGAGCCAGCTGGCCCAGCCACAACATGCTATTGTCAGCAAGCCCCTGTCGGCGGAGCGTGGCATTATAAGGGGTGTGCTCACACCGAATTCCCTGGAGAAGAATATCTTCAGGTACAATGATCCCACGGTTAATGGTgtgctgcaacagcagcagcagcagcagcagcagcaacaacaacaacaacaacagctgcaACAGCATGCCCACCAGCAACAGCCTCACCACCAGCATCCCCTCCAGCTGCTCTCCAATTCTCAAAGCTCCATTGCTGGCAACCAATATATGAGCTCGCCTGGAGGCCTGCAGCATGCCCAATCGCAGACCTCGATGGCGTCCTCATCGctcaacggcagcagcagcaatctGATGCATGGCCACCAGCAGCATGCCCACCACCCGCAGCAAATGCATCCACACCACTGCCCGCCGGCGCCGCAGACGAGTGCCTCCAGCACCATGGAGCGCATGGATCGGATGAACTATCCGCCGTACATGGCGCACAATGGCAATGACTACGAGGCCAGCACACCGTCGAGCACTCGCTCCAGGACACTGCCCcgcaatggaaatggaaatccCAATGCCAATGGCAACatgagcagcaacaacaaccagagCGGCAGCTACGACGACATGCACGGCGAGTTCCAGATCCAGATCTCCGGGCTCGATACGAGCAGTGCTTTCGTCTGCAAGTCACCCACACCCATGATGAAATCCGGTTTGGGTCCAGCTGGAGCGGGACGAGGCCACCACAAGCTGAATCTGGGGATACCCGATCATTCGGGTGGCTATGGGCGCGGCGGCAACAACCTGAATCCCAACTCGAATATGCCCAAGAACCTGGAGGATCTCGACGATCTGTTCAAGTACGCCGAGGAGCACGACGTGGCGGAGCCGGCAAACCAGCACCATCACAGCCAGCAGAGTCAGCAGAACCATCAGGGTGGTTCTCACCTCAAGCCCGCCGCCGTTCCCGGCAAGGAGCAGCTGTCGGCGAAGAGCAGTCACTGCAGCTCTGGCTACCAGAGCATATCCACGAATCCCTCGCCCTCGCAGTCCTCCAGTCCCGTGGAGAGCCAGCTGAAGGCCGCGATGGGCAGTCACAATGCGCCGCTGGCCTTCAAGAATCCCTCCTACCAGCTGCAGCCCCAAACTGGCTCGTCCAGGTCTTCGGCTCCAAGCAATCcccaccagcaacagcagcagcagcaacagcagttcGGAAGCCGCTTAAAGCCTTTAGGAGGTGGTCTGGTGGCTGCCCGGGCGGCCTTCCTCAACAGCGGTGGAGCCCTTGAGGCGGCGGCCACCTTGACCCCCAGTTCCTCGGATGAACAGCTCTCGGCGGATAACTACGCGGTATATAGTTATGCAGCTGCGGCAGCGGCTGGAGCTGGCATGTCCACCAAGCTGGAGGCTCAACGCTCGctcagcggcggcagcagctccTCCACCTCGGCATCCGCGTCCACCTCGAATCTGGGCAAGAGCGGTGGCTTCTCCGCCTATGGGCGGCTGAACGGACCGCTCAAGCGGGAGGATGTCTACGGCAGTGGCTACGGCGGCAGCAGTGGCAACGTGGGCTACGGCCTTTCCACTTCCACTGGCGCCGGACACCACCAGCATccccaccagcagcaacagcaacagcaccagctgcagcaacagcacagGGAACGGGATCAGGAGCTGAAGCAGTATGCGGGCAGTGTGGCGGGCAGCGTGGGATCGGCCACGTCGGCGGCCCAGAGGCGGCTGAGTTTGGACTCGGCGCGCACGCTCTCCGACAGCAGCACGGATACGGAGGGTGAGTTGTGAACGTACGTACCCAGGACCATGTAACTAACTTGAGACATTCCCCCATTCCAGGACACTGCAATCAATTGCAGGAGGGAAAGCGACGCAGGCAGTTGCGCAGCAgtggcggcagcggcggcggaggaggaggaacgGGTTCGGAACAGGGATTGGGCAAGAGCTACGACCAGAACGGGGAGatccagctgctgcagcagacGCTGGACACGCTCTGCCACACGCTCGACCGGGACGAGGCGGAGCTGCGCGACTCCAGTGACGAGCTGTTTGGCCTGCAGCGGCCAGCGGGCAGCGCCGGCAGCAACGGGTCGAACAACCTCAGCCTGCAGTCGGAGTCCACCATGCGCAGCATCATCGACAGGTAGGCCATGAAGACCATGATGTGACCAAAATGGGTTGCAGAGCTGCAACCTGCATGCCTCAAAACATTGTCTTTCGGCCGCCGCTACAACGTTTGCCAAGACCCACTGAAGAAGCCCTCATTTTGGTCacaattgaaataaatttgaagaaATAATCCTTCAGTGGAGAACCTAATTCAAGTTTCTTTCAATCCTCCTGCAGACTCATCACCATGGAGGAGGAGTTGCGCCGCGAGCAGCTGAAGATGTCGCTGGCGCTGTCCCACAAGCAGCGGGTGATCGAGGAGCAGGGCCAGCAGATCGCGGCACTGGACGCGGCCAACAGCCGGCTGCTCAGCGCCCTGACCGCCCTGCGTCAGCGGTACGAgacccagcagcagcaacagcagcagcaccaagcACCACCAAAGACCCAGAAGCCACAGTGAGCGGATGGGGGAAGAAGGGCGGAGATAGGAGGAGGATTAGGAGGAGTCCGGGACCGCGACCGCGACCCAAACTGACGGAGGCATCTGTGTTCCACACACAGAATGCAAGCACGTGGACACGTCGCGGTTCTGTCTTAAGGATacctttttgtttatttttttagctattttttttgtatgctACATAAATTATACTAcgtgtttaatatataattacaCATAACACATACATTATACATAATTTCTCAACATATGTTTAAAACCGCAAAATGTGAAATGCAAAACGCCGCTGCAAAAGCAGTAAGATAATCCCCAGAAGATCGGAGCATGGAAGtgaagaagaacaagaacaAGTTAAGATaatgaataaaattataacCAAAGTTAGACAAAAACTCATGATTtaccaatttattttcaaacctAGGAACTGTTTGTGTTGCAAAAGGGGTTATTTGTTCGGCGATGCTGATCAGCCTCCAATGGTTCACCACAAGAAGGGGTTATTTTTGTCCAAAATCCCGTTGGCCagtttttggacaaaaaataaGCATTTTTTTGCCACCATCCTGCGAAACAAGGTCAGAATGGCGAATGTCgcacctcgttgagctcgtaattAAATTCCGAATCGATTGGCTTTCAAACCTggaatctttatttttttgccattttcatGTCAACATGACCAGTGACCAGGCTCCACAATGAGCCTGACTGTGGCGTTATCTTGACCGCTGTGCATAAGATGTTAGCGGAGACATCCTCCTCGGCAGCAAGTACACCCACCTCAGTACCTGCCAATGTAAAGTATAAAAGCAATCTGAGTGAAGCCCCGATATTCAACCATAGAGGGCGGTTGTGATCACGACCCTAAATGTAGATGGAGCCAGAAAACCTTAAatacattcaatattttaagGAATTGCCCAAATAAAGAGCTTGTTTCTAAACATTCAAGAAATTTTTAGTGCTCATAATGAAGTAGGAAAGGTGGCCTTTCGACCTTTATGTAGTCACACTTAACTTTGTATTGCAGCTTTCGAGGAAATAGCTTGGGGCAGCGAACAATGGAAAACCGATCCATTGAAACTAAACAAACTACAAAGATGTTAAATATCGAGCCAATAAAGTAAAGTGAATAATACAAATGATATATTTAAGCCGATCGCTCGGCGGGGAGCCAGAATATGGGTTTCCGATGGCTAACAATCGGTAATCAAGCTCAAATGCGATCGGCCTGCTTTGTCAACGGCTTTTTGTGTGTGGGGAAACCAATCATTTTTCTTCCCAAAGAGGGGCTATAAATTGTAACGGAAATCTGGCTAGGGGATCCCGATCCCCCGAAGgtgggggcgggggcggggggcGCCTCTGCGACTGCTGATGGACTGGCCAGTCGACTTTTGACGCCTCCTTTGTCTTCCCTCGGCTCTTTGTGGCCGCTGCTGCCTCGTTGGCTGCGGCTTTTCGTTTTCCCAACCGTCTTGTGattaattacattttcctTTGCCGGTTTTCTCTCTGCCCgcttttcaattcaattttggCCTCATCGTCAGCCTCATCGTCAGCGTCACttcttgaaattaaattttgattaatTGCAGTCGGCACTTTGTTTCGGTGTTTTCGAGTGCGGCGCTACGGGAAAAGTGTTTTGCAGCCTGCGACTCTGCAATCGGAATTCGCTGCACTTGCCCCGCTCAACCCCGACCACTGGCCCGTCACCCCCCCGCTGGTTGTCGGCTGAGAGAAGCGGAGGGAAAACCTTCTCGAGACGAAATAATTTTCAGGTGtgaaaaattttgaaatgcGCTTTCAATTTGCGCTGCCGACGCGAGAAGATGGCTCGGAAGGGCAGGCGACGCAGGCGCAGTCGGAGTCGGAGCCGCAGATGGAGATGTGGAAGCGGAGTGCGCCCCATTAACGCAGCAACCAAATAAAGTCATTACCAGTGCTCGGGTTCCGAAAGGGAAGGTCTGGGGCgggtgcactgggaaaataaaagtgttaCATTGGAAGAGGTCCTTCAAAAACGAGAAGTTCTCGGAGCAGGAAAACTGACAGCTGTCCGTCTCTTTTACCTTACAAACCTACAAAATCAGGCTTTTATTTGGAATAAAATAGTCAGTACTAATTTTATTAACCGCCATCTCTGATTGGGTTTTCAGTATGATTCAATGAAaacattattaatataaaattaggaAATATATTTGAAGATCGGGTTCTAAGAAAgccatttcaattaaatccgACCTGTAGTATTTAtagaaagttttaaaaaatggtaaagcATATTTAAATCCATATTTAATCAGGAACAGCAGTACTTTTATGTTCTAAGGGGTATCTTAATAAGGTTTATCCCTAAAATGCATTCCCTGAGATACGGTGTTTTAAAAAGCCTTCAAATCGAACATGTatattaaagtatttttacaCAGTTTATTAAGGAGCAAGGAGCAACTCAGCCACTTTTCCCTCAGTGCCAAGGCACAGGTAAGCTGCTTCTAATGCGCCCCAAACAATTTGCAACGTAGGCCGCGGCCACACCTACCTGCTGCCAATGGCCAACATGCAATGTGCCGTCCGAAACCACCGCCCCCTGGCAACCTCCCCCCTGCGCCCACAAGAGCCCTCTTTATAGACCTAGCTCGTTTGCAGGAACCACTCCACTCCGTCCAGTTACCTTCGTGTCTTGTGGCTAGCTGCAAGTCCAACTCGAGGACCGAGATCAGATAACTCAATTATTCGCGGCGTAAACAAATGCTGCCTTTCAGGGTTTTTAGCCAACATCCCGTCCATCTGCAGCACCCCAGCACCCCACCACCGCACCACCCAGCACCTCCCCCCCTGGGAAGGGCAATGGAACGGAGTCGAATGGGATGGGTTATTATCCCAGGCATAAATGGATTGTAAACGTGATTTTTATAGTCATTTAGCATAATAATGCATTTTATGGTTCGGCCAGTCGGAGCACTCGCTCTGTCTCGCTCCAACGCCCTACGTGGTCCATCtcgccctctctttctctcctCTCCTGCCAGCTTGCTGTTTCCCTCGCCTGCGCCTCACCTTTGCGGTTTTCGCGTAAATTAAAGCCAACCTGGTGGCTTTCCTTGCTGATTAGTGCAGAGATTGGAACTGTGCCAAAGTGGCTGGGATAAATACGGCCGGCAGAGCCCTCAGTTACAAAATTTGATGGTATTTTAATAAGCCTGTTGTTGCTTCATGAACAggttaattttcaaatattcagATCGAAGAAAGCGCATTTAAGGACAGGGTAGGtactgaaaaataatattatacttCATCAGCCAGAACAATGCTATAGCGTAAAGTCTTTCCTGCCTGTCAGGAAGTGCTACAAAACATATTACCTAGTTGCAAGAACACGGTCAACGGAATAAATGCCGCGTAGCCACCTTTCTCCCTTGATCACAAGACCTCGCCGCCGCATGAACGCAAATCTCTCAAGCCAGTTGAACAGTCTTCAACTTTGCCATCGACTCTTTTAGCCAATTTGCGCCCCGTTCACGTTTGTTATTCACGCTTTTCAATTGAGAACACGCCGCCAGATGGGCTCCCTGCCCCCGCCCGGCCCTCCCCTGCCGTCCTGTCAGGCCCTCGCCGCCCCTGGCAGCCCCCCTCCTCGGGGGGATCACGGCCGGGGCCTCGTTTTATTGTTTGTCTTCTTTATTACAAGTTAAAGCGTAATTACTCAACAAATATGCGGCAATTTGCAAGCGAACAGCAAGTTCGGGCCGGCCACAGCCTCGGAGTCGGACTCCAGAGACGAGGCAGGGGGCGACTGGGAGAAGGGCCCGAAGAACCCAAGGGAGGACTCCGCCCGAGCCCGGCTCCGTGAGCTGCAGAAATCAATCGACCAAATGTCCGActgcaaatttgtttttatttatttcctacTCGGCCTGCGAAGCCGAAACCGGAGGTGTGCAGTGAAAAAATCGGGAAATCCTCCATCTTCCATTATATATATCCAATGTATGCAAACATCATCGATTACTGCGGTTTTCTCGTTATAATTCCCAATTGGTTCAGGTTCGCAACGGATTTTATCAGTGCTTTTCCCCAGTGGAGCCTAACCCAGAATCTCCTAAGTATGGTTTATAGTCCAAACAgttatttacattaattaataaaaaatattatacacaGAAACAATAAAATTGCAGATAAAATCACCGATTAACTgtgcttataattcccaatcaGTTCTGGCTTGCACGATATTACCAGTCACCATCGTTTTCCCCCAGTGGAGCCTAAACTGCGGCAGATACTGGCGGATGGATGGATGATTCCCCCGTGTGCTTGATGTTAGCCGACACGAGAAATGAAATGAAGTAATCCAATTTGCTCACCGGTTGTCCAACGCCAGTGGCCCAAGGTGCTTATTAGTGCCCGGCGACTCtgactccgactccgactctGGACCCTGGATCTGGGGCTCTGGGGCTCTGGCCTTGTCTTGACTGACTGCTGCTGCCTGATTTGGACTCCGATTCGGGGATCTCCAGCCCCAACGCCAGGCCCATCCTTAAGTTGCCCATAAAACGCTGTTAACTCCTGCATAAATCTCCATTTGATGGCGACCCTCCCAGCTCCGATTGCGGTTCCAATTGCAGTTCCAATCTGTTGCGGATGGTGTTAAGCGCTCGTCCCAGAGCCCGGAATTATTATCGAAATACTTATCAAACAATAAAGTAAACTCTCGGCCGCATGCAGATTTATATGATTTGTATTATATGGCGGGCGCTTATCCCGGCACCGATCTCGGACCGCACGCGACCTTCATAAAATCCGAAACAGGAGAgtaattttcaaattatttccagCAGCCGGGAGGGGGTGGCGCGGGCCAGGCACAAAGGACTCGCCGTCTCCGGGTGTCGTTTGACTGTCAGAAATGTCGAATGTTTATCAAAACAAGTAAATCGCATAAAAATAGAGCCATTGTCAGGGGTTCCCGGCTCGGGGTTCGGGGTTCGGGGCCCCCGGGGTCGTGCGCCCTGTCCGAAGGGAGGGTTCCTTTTCGGCCTGGTCCTCAGCTGATGCTGGTCGCCCGATTAGACGCATATAAATCGTACTTAAGCCATTATAAATTGTTATCCTATCATCCCATTGGACACAACTAACCATTTATGCGGCATGCTAGCGTCTCTCGCCTTGGAAACGAGAGGAAAGTCCAGGAGTCTATGGGGAAACTGGTATCTGGGaagtaaaatgtatattaaaatatttctggcATCAAGTAAAGTAGTGATCTCTGTGGACCAAATGTAACCTGATTTTCCGTTCTCTTGGTTAAAACACCTAAATGTAATAGTAACCTCTGTGAAATTGAAGCTAAAATATTGTAGTTTTGGATGCCTTGgcaatacatttatttattctagcAAATCAATATTTATCCGCCTCAAAACGATGCCTTTGTACGTCCTATTCTTCATCCCCAGCCTCATGTATCTCCGATTTTAGATGGCTTTACGTTGCAGTGGCCAAAACACGTCCCAAACATCTCCGGTAATCCCGCCCGCTGGTCCCCGTCATCCGGCGTCATCTTCTCACGCTCTAAACAACTATTAGCAGACCACTTTACAGGCAATACCCGCTAAGCCCGACCGCGGCGAACGACTCCCAGGCAGTCGCTAATCCTCGTCGATTGCTCACTTTAATGCCGGCCACCCTCCGCCGAGACTTCCGATTTATATTCCCGTTCTGATTCCATTCCTATGCCGActtttcctcctcctccccgcCCACTCCGACCCCCagcccattttccatttcccatttcccagctCTTTGTTTACGTCATGTTGTACATGTTAAGCCGACAAATCGGTTGCGATTGATTAAAGTGCGAGCCGCACGGGTTCCGTTTCCATCCCTCCGATTGCTATCTTGACTTCATTTTCGGTATTGGTCTCTCCAGCTTTGGCTTCGGTTTTGAATTTGGGTTTCGGGATTGGGACTCCTGATGTTTTGGTCCTTGGAAGTCTGACAAAAGCCGCTGCGCGTCTCGAAAGGTAAGCCGCTGACGGCGTCCACCTTGCCTTGTCTGTCACCTTCCACTGCACTGAAAGAAAGGGCGTTCACATCTCAGGGCTTCATTAATAATGTGTAAAGGCTTAAAGATATTTCAGATAGGTTGCTCTTTGAAAGCATTGTGATTATTTCCTGTTAGGCCGATTTCTGTATAACTTCTATTAGAATCGGATACTTggataataatttaatttataattttaaaacatttcccAGTCGGAAGATGATTTTGAACACGGATGAATACTTTCCCCGCTTTTGTCCTTTACTCACTCTTAACCAACACTGTTTAAAAACAGTTTACTAACACTGTTTAATAACAGTTTAATAATAGTGTTCAACAACACAGTTTTTTGACAGTTTGATAACGctgtttaaatactttttctaAATGTAGTGTTAAATAACAATGATATTTATGTAAATCGGCCAAGAATCTATTTAATTTCTTCCACAAAATATTCACCTTTCCCCTTTTTTGAAGTACCCGAAATTTGTTGTCAGTGTGCCTGTTGTCCTTTTTCGCTGAGCGCGTGAAATTTGTCATATCCTTATCGGCACCCTGCCTCCGATGCTGGTGGTTAGTTTTGCATGAGGCACGTCGGCCAAGGAGGCGTGAAATATGCCCGGAGTTACCACGTCCCCGGAGAACGGGGAGCGGAATCTGGAACGGAATCTCGGACCGGAGGCGGAGCTCAGCCGAGTCCTCTGCGGTTTCGCTAGCCGTGAAATCGCTGCGTGCGCCCGGCTCGGGCGGCTGTCGGGGATTTGCGACTTACTTGCCTAGATGCACATCGAATCGTCCCCGGGCGGGTTGCGCCTCCAACCCCCAGTGCGGGGTCACCACTGCGGCAGATGCAGAAGTGGCACTTGCCAGAAACGAATCAGTTCTTACGGGTTTAAATATGCTTCTCTGATACTTGAACTTAATCGGGGTCACCACCTCAAAGAAACACGTAATATTTTACCTAAAGTTTCCTAATCACTCCAACTTAGATACATGCTCTAAACATTTTAGGTGTACTTTCCAGAAACAAAGCAGCgtaatatctaaaataaatCGGGGTCACCACTTGAAAGAAAAGCGCATTATTTTCCTGTGACGAGAACATATTCTAAATCATTACAATCCTTATGGGTTAAATATTGTTGTGTTTTGGAATCAAACAAATTGTCTGGATTGGGGTCACCAACTCTCAAATCGCCGACTACTTGGCTCCAAACTCTTGATATAAAACCAGAACATTACATGCAAAATGGAGTTCATCAAGTCGTCAACCTGCGATTGGATACTTCCCATCCACTCGACGGGGTCACCACCGGGGATGAAAAAGCGAGATGACGGTCTGTGGGAACCCGCCATTGTTGGAAGTACAGTTGCAGCTCTCGCGGGCGGCGAGAGGGGTTTCGAGGGGCTGTTGCAGGTTGCGAGTATCGCAATTGAACGCTCTGCACTAATTACTTTCGCAATTACGCGCGTAACGAACGCCGCCCCTCGCCTCCGTCTGGGGAGCCGAAATGCGTTCGCACTTCCCATCATTAGGCCCCCTTTCGAGCACCCCCCTGGCATATTAATCAAATTAGCTCCAATTTTTTGTTTCACCACCGCCTTTGGCTTACTGTTAGGCGTTTAATTTACCTTTTCGCCCGTTTTGTTTCGCTTTTTCTGTGCGCTTTTTCTGATCGCTGGAATCATTTTAATTGATGTCGCTGCTGATGAGCGCCCCTCCACCTCAGCCCCTGCGACCTGCACTTCCTCCCATGGACTGAGAGAAAATACTACTACTATGTTTGTGATCATCAGCGATGCAATAATGAAACGTTTCTAAGTAATGTAGTAGACTTCATTAGACTTTTGGGCTCTTGGACTTCTgcatttgaaacaaataaattaatattggttttgtttacattttgttttttaaatatatgtatactcacttcaaaaatgaatttaatttatttttgtataaccATAAAAAGATTagtttataattaataataaaacaaaacaaatgcaCTTGCTTACATCCCGGAAAAGACACATATTATGCCAtcatatttgtaatattttttctgcCCGTGTGCCGGCGATTGAGTTGTCAACTCGACTGTGCCCCACTGCGGATGGGGAGGCGTGGCCGGGGGCGGGGTGGCCAAGATGAAGCCTCAGTTGGGGCGTTGATGACATTAATAAACGCAATGCGAATATGCAAAAAAGCGGCGTGGAATGCGCGGCGGCAACCACAAGAAACCCAAAGAAGCCACAATGTTAATTACCGCCGAGCAGGGGAAAAACGAGGGAGCGACGAAATTGTAACAGTGGCAAAAGTGGCAAAGGCCCCCAGCCCCCGGGGACGAGGAGGGGCGTGGTCCGCAGCTGGACCAAGAGCTGCAAAAAGGGCGAGCCCACTGGCCAAGTCGGGCTCCTTCGGATGGCATCGGGATCGGCATCGCAACTGGAGCGCAGAAAGCGCAGCCCAAGGCCGATCAGGTGGCGCATTTAATTGCCCCAGAGTGGTGGCCCCCTTTTCTGTTTTGGGTGACGGATAGGGCCAGGGCACTGTGGGATCCTCTGGAGAGTTACTTCTTTAGTTCCCCTGTATTTCTTACAAAATAGAGATTTCCAGGTCATCGGAAGTGACCCAAGTGATGAATGATCCCCAAACTGCAGAGTTATAGATATACCAATTTGTTTTCCTTAAAAGTACCAGTGATTTTCTGgtgctttattttaaaacgcCCACCTTAAAGTTAGAAAGAGTGttgtaaaagtttttaaacattaaagTGCCTGTTaaaaccctttaaaatattctagaATAACAAGTTATTGTGCAATGagtacaaattttattaaatatactaCTACGTTCCTCAAAAAGTGTCAGTGCTATGTagctattttatattaaaggtCCACCTTAATAGTGTTGTAAAAGCATTTGAACATTTATAGTGCCCTTTAAAAACCTTGAAATAAGCATTCTAGAATGTCAAATTATTATGCAGAAATCAtgaagtttgtttttttttaaccatttacCCAAATTCTGTCCACAAAAATACAGGATGCTCGAAAAACCCTGggcaaattaataattataattaattttatagccGTATTGAAAAGTCCCGATGTTGTTGTGCTGCATTACATCGTCGATCTCGCTAAAGATACTGCCTCCTCTGGTGGGAGTACACGTAAGCTTGGTTCCTCGACTCTGGCCACGGCCACGCCCCTGCCCACTCAGGTGAGTCCAGGGGCGGAGGTGGAGTGGGAGGCGGAGGAGTGGAAGTGGTGGAATAACAGAGAAAAAGGCCGCACCATTTGCGGCTAATTTTGTAAATCATGATATcgtaattaatttttgcagCCCTCGCGCAGCGAACACAACGACGTGGAAAAGGGATCCGCGTCGGCGTTGCCCCTCCCCCTTCCCTACCCCTGCCCCGCTGCCCCTGACTTTTACTCGTTTTTAGCCAGAAATCCTCGGAGTCAGCATAAATCGGAGGAGTC containing:
- the LOC108023393 gene encoding ras GTPase-activating protein raskol isoform X10, whose translation is MGKSGERNEVGLQKTLGENRETEGELTRLIKTLPWGPLYCVLQQDDQTFTAYCSEEISIFPATPNKERGDVCYEDIPRVRLDRVRRPAKALWDGPPTLAEENEDSDSCVGGGGGMSGINDIVLNTTLYSELDTSYEKACRRGSAPTTPILGSKQHQTESNATSRFTNFFSKNLFPFDRSNPLKRTKSVTKLERTKRGSGGLRGSRSHESLLSSHAVMSTIDLSCTGAVGVAPVHQSVLGRRHCFQVRGGPRGERYYSCGSRQERDLWIYSLRKSIAPNAEHTRRTDNSLKMWVYEAKNLPPKKRYFCELQLDKTLYGRTSVKLQTDLLFWGEHFDFPDIPEINVITVNVFREVDKKKKRDKYQFVGSVKIPVHEVTSRVPCEQWYPILSDKAGDSLGRTSGGGGSGSKDKEQLPTLRIKCRFQSTDILPINVYANFLAYLKENYKRVCETLEPVIGVKAKEDIGQALVLLMHAQGLAGAFLTDVVALDLLRVGDQRLTFRGNSLATKSMEAFLKLTGEQYLQDTLSAPINELIQSERDCEVDPTKASGSSAGSLQRQQAALRGAVRGAWQCIFESHKHFPAQLRNCFATFRERLQQLGRQDMADNLISASIFLRFLCPAILSPSLFNITTELPSARATRNLTLVAKTLQTLANFTRFQGKENFMEFLNDFLEQEAARMQQFLEIISTRPEHPAPDSILDWAGYIDQGKQLSILHSLLSESLAKLPEARQHELDPLQHILDEISRAKEHGLGTALPGGYLPATSSTHSIASENQENRNPGSSGSHAGFNSEQLLPQQSQLAQPQHAIVSKPLSAERGIIRGVLTPNSLEKNIFRYNDPTVNGVLQQQQQQQQQQQQQQQQLQQHAHQQQPHHQHPLQLLSNSQSSIAGNQYMSSPGGLQHAQSQTSMASSSLNGSSSNLMHGHQQHAHHPQQMHPHHCPPAPQTSASSTMERMDRMNYPPYMAHNGNDYEASTPSSTRSRTLPRNGNGNPNANGNMSSNNNQSGSYDDMHGEFQIQISGLDTSSAFVCKSPTPMMKSGLGPAGAGRGHHKLNLGIPDHSGGYGRGGNNLNPNSNMPKNLEDLDDLFKYAEEHDVAEPANQHHHSQQSQQNHQGGSHLKPAAVPGKEQLSAKSSHCSSGYQSISTNPSPSQSSSPVESQLKAAMGSHNAPLAFKNPSYQLQPQTGSSRSSAPSNPHQQQQQQQQQFGSRLKPLGGGLVAARAAFLNSGGALEAAATLTPSSSDEQLSADNYAVYSYAAAAAAGAGMSTKLEAQRSLSGGSSSSTSASASTSNLGKSGGFSAYGRLNGPLKREDVYGSGYGGSSGNVGYGLSTSTGAGHHQHPHQQQQQQHQLQQQHRERDQELKQYAGSVAGSVGSATSAAQRRLSLDSARTLSDSSTDTEGHCNQLQEGKRRRQLRSSGGSGGGGGGTGSEQGLGKSYDQNGEIQLLQQTLDTLCHTLDRDEAELRDSSDELFGLQRPAGSAGSNGSNNLSLQSESTMRSIIDSFFQSSCRLITMEEELRREQLKMSLALSHKQRVIEEQGQQIAALDAANSRLLSALTALRQRYETQQQQQQQHQAPPKTQKPQ